The genomic interval taaaacttaagaagaacaataagtgtgctgctttgcaagcacacttaataatatccatatggtagtaggcagacaatcggttttgttttgcgagcaaatacatttagcaaatagtttataaatggaataaagctccttaaaattagcacggaggtctgatgtgaatgacagctaACTGAACCAATAAGACCACATAATtaacattagaattaacttagcttggctgttaggctaggtgcagagaataaatccccatggtaacttatgtgccatctcttttgtgaaaccaagtcaaggctaaattcatccaggataacataaaaatcccagcttaatcccttatctaggttttgtgaaatacccctcagggaTTGAACAGTGGCAATAACTTTGCttgttattaaatattaaaacaaagagctagctcgctactccctccccctcctttcCGTGCAATTAAAATTcctgaacgcgcatctcgtcggttattggttggaacacattattttgcctttgagtggttggcaacacttgttgttagcaattgtttttgtgtgcagatctcagagcctaggctgcctacagagacgcgttttttgacgcctgcttatggggcgggcagctagcggatcgttacaaaagattagatgaatgtgatcatttatgtttgggcctgcaatcgctgatacaacctttaactatGACAATACACAGAGGGTGACAAAAAGTAAGCACACATCCGCATGGCTGTCCCTCATATGTAGGCCACCTTTAAGAAACTGTTTAAAGGGCAGGTGCTACAACTTACCTAGTACGTTAAGCGGCTGCTGAGGGTAGTGCTGCTCCAGAAGGCAGCTGAGGGCGTAGCTGAGATCCATGCTACACTGGGTGATCTGAGCAGGCGTTGCCCCGGGAGGATACATTTGTTTGGGTATGTGAGAGAAGCGCAGCTCGGTAccctccctctgtttcattCGGGGCAGCCTGTCCAACCCTTCTTTCATGTTCTGACAAGCGGTGTCGTTGCGGGGCAGGTTCTGCTCAGCGCGGTCCCGAGTGTGGGTCAACTGCAACTCGGGCACCACGTCGCAAAAGGCGCACACGCGGCCGTTCAAGGGCTGGAGCGCTTCTGCGACCTCCTGGGTGACGCGGTCCGTCAGGGACACCCACTTGCGCAAAGTGTCGTACGGATATGGTCCCAGGAAAGGGTCAAGTTCCCGAAGCCCTGCCTTTACGCGCTCCACTTCCTCCACATTCTGAGTAGCAGAAAAGTCCAAATCCTCCTCATTTCTGTCCCAGTGGGCCAGAACAAGTTCCCGGGGCTTTAAGGAAAGGAAGAGACCCATCTTGGGACCTATTTCACCGCCCATGCTCTTGGGATTTGAGGAGCTGTAATGGAGAAAGTGAAGCCCTGGAGGAATCATCTTTATGCCACGGAAGCGAGGGCCAACCTGCCAACTCTTGTAGTCGATACCCAACTCCGTTCCTTCGGGCACGTCAAGCAGGACAAGTGTAGCCCCCTCTTCAAACAAACCCCGTGCCACCTCCGGGTCCATGTCCACTTCAGCCATATctgaaataatttaaagttaacATATCCACACGCAAAACTCATTGAGGCAAATAATCCGTTGTTTCAGGAGTTATAATCCAAcagtaaaaaatgttttttttttttttctacatgACGTTACCCACTGACATTTTTCATACGCTTATGGCTACCACACTCCACTACAACAGTCGCCAACTTATTTAAACTAATTATTAAAAACAGCTTAACACAATGAACACTGATTCACTGACATAGTTGCATATTTACCAGGGTATTTCTTAAGACACAATTTGTGTATTTCACGTTGGTGTTGCGTTCATCCCAGACAGTAAAATTCCCCAAGTACCTGACTAATTTTCTTCCGTTGTGAAACGATGCCCATCACAAAGGTTCCGGGTATGCATAATAGGTCACAACCGTTACAATTCACTGTATAGTCCAATTATAATTCTAAACTgagtaatataatatattatattctgAAGTtggtttttaaaatatttattaagaaATACAACATATTTTTATGATGCATCAATGCACAATGTGCCAATGCTCTTATTTGGTTTATGCATGCACTTTCAGATAATGGGACACTTTTGAATAGAATGAATAGAGATTGAATACACAGTTCAGCAGATGACATATGAGCAAATACAAGTAGCCTATACAAGTCATATTAGGTCTATGTGTAAATGGTATATGTTGATTTGGTACAAACATATAGGGAATAAAGTAAGCACCCAGCTGATTTTATAAGGCTTCATAGTCATATGTGTGACAAAAAGAATATTGTAAAAACAACATTTATTCAAATACTGACACATTGAATCTAAGATAAATAGGAACCAAGCATCATGGACAGACATGTGTAATGATGGCTTTTACATTCAGTGAGCGGATATAACCGTCAGAGACAGTGTTTCAATTCCCTTCCCCTCACCCTTCCTCAGGGTGTGGCACTCTGCAGTTTTTGCCAGCAAAAAACAAGCATTTGAACCAACTTCATTTTCTCCTCCCTACGGCAATGgtcccttcttctcttctttcgtTTTAGACACTTTTCTTTTAACTTTTGTAGTTTTGCATCTTTACACGTTGCAGTCCTCTGCTTTACCTGCAAGCACAACATATTTgtgtcaggagagagaggaggcttaAAGATACAAAAAGGTCTTCATTGAGCGCGGTTCCATGCAACCAATAAACGGTTTCGAATCAGTTTATTGGGAATAAACCGAATATGCGCTTGTGAACACCTTATTCTGTATAAATAAACCGAAAAGGCCATATTCGGCTAACTAATAAACCGTTTGCACACCCTAGCATATGCCTGTTTTAAACGGAATATTgggtcattaaaaaaaacaacggaATATGCTCCCAGAAGGGTGTTGTAGGCCTCCGCATGCTCAATTCACACAATTAGCGacgttttaaaaaatatttgtaaacaACTTAATGAGGCTGGCTATGGACATACGCCTGAACAAGTGAAATACAGGTGGAAGACCCTGAAGGCGCTGTATTATTCAACCAAAAGAGGGAATTCCACCAGCGGAGATGACGTTGAAAGCCTTTTGTGGGCTGCGTCGCTTATTTCGGAATAATGTCTATTGCTATACAGGAATATGCTCAAAACGTGACATTCTTCTTGCATGTAAACAGGTTAAACGGAATATTGACATTAACGGAATTTGGGCAGTAAACTGATTCAAAACGGTTTATTCCCGGcatgaacacacagagacactgacacagacacagacatactgcTGGCATGCTTTTCCATTTTTGTaagttacatttaatttactgGATCTTTTGGTTGTCTTAGAATATAAGATTCATTCCAAAGTCATTCCTGAGAGTCTCACCATGCCAACCTTTTTGCACCGTTCCGTGATCAGAAACTCCATCTTCTGCACCACCCGTCCAATTTCTCCCTGCTGCCCTGTATTGTTCAGGTACTGCTTGGTCATCCCACAGATTGAGCGAAATATACGATGCACCTGTAGAGAAAGTGCTCTTGAGTACTTCTGTCTGGCTATACCCGCCATACACACTTCAATGATCATAAGTTGTGAAGATAAAAGTGGCCTAAAAGGGATTTGCACCTTTTCAGAAGGACAGCAATCTTTTCCCTCGGATGCAAAAGAGGCACCGGTTAGATTCTAAAGATACAAAATATGTTTAACGAACAAGTCCCAAAGGAAAAACAGACAACAGTGCAGAATGGCCAACAAGTGACATTTTTGGGAGTTCTTGTTGGAGAAGGCAATTTCACCAGAGGGTGGCAGACTGACTTGACAAAACAGTTGACAGGGTGTTTAACTTACTAGTTGTTGAAGCTCTGGAACAATCAGGTTTCTGTATGTGCTTAAAATGTTGGCGTAGTCGAACCGCcgtttactgtaggctactgcacagAGCAGCGTCACCACAACGATGCAAACAGATGGCCTGTTAACACACTGACAAGTAAAACAAGTGACTAGTAAATGAACGTGACATTATTCACTATTAACGGGTGCACATGTACATTTCCAAATCCCATACTCAAAATGTCTTGACTATTTCAACGTTAGGCCTATCATAAAAACAATTAATAAACAGTTCCAACGAGCTTTCAAGAAGACACTACCTACCATTTATCATAGTATGCTGAATGACCCTTGTGAATCCCATTCTGTCAACCCCAGCCAAGCCAGTGTTCACATACTGCTCGTAGTACGTATCTCACATTTTCCTGGAATAGAATTTTGTTGAATCTCAGGAACACTAGCAAAGACACCAATCGTCTTATATGGCATTCATCGACTTTAAATAGATGTTCGTGAATCAAGCAGCAGATCTGATGTGCTGACACCCAGTGTGCCTCTCTGTTCCGTGCCTTCCACGATCCCCGCATTACCGTCCACGGCTCCAATTTCCTTCGTCATGGACTACTGGCGGTGGGCTTTGGATTACAGGAGCTCGGTTAAAGTAAAAAAACTTCCGCGATCAATCACTTTTTGGTTGCTTTCGGTTTCGATACAAGAGCACGGGTGGATTTGGCGAGGACGCCAAACGCAGACTGTGCGCGCATTTGTTAAAGCTCGTCTTCCAACTTTTAAGAAATGTCTGTAAAAATACATAACACGGTAACAataactgtacgtacacacatcTGCAATTTGGACGCGTCTGTAGTTCCTTATAATGAATTATGGGGTCATGACGCATACTGCCAATCAATGATTGGGCCATGCCTTATACACTGATCCACGTTCATTCAGATTTTCTGTTGAATATTCACAAAAGACCAGTCGTTGAGGAAGCTTAATTGGTTACTTCTCTTACTCAATTTATTGACATTTTCAAGGTTTACAGAACAAGTATCAGCCTTACACAGGGAGGCAAAAGCAGCCGGTGCATTGAGGGGAAACAAAATTCAAAGTCAAATCTTAGAATATATTTCCACAACAAATAGAAAAACAGGTTTTGTCGAATACATCAAACAATTTCTGCAGTCCAATGAAGAGCAAGTATTTAACAGTCCTTGTGAAGCACAGGCAGCTAGATGGATTAAAAGCCATGGGAGTACCAATtataatagaaaaaaaaaacataccgaCACTCTTGTTGGTCACAATCCAACAGTCTAAAAAAATACAAGAATAAAGGAACAAATATGATGTGCTGTGGGTCTAACACACATGAATGGATGTATGTTTGCGTCGTCACATTTTTGTCCAGGCGTGGCGTTCGTGCTCAGAAGGTGTTCTTGATCTTAGAGGCCACCAGCACGAGGATCTCCCCGATCTTCTTCTGCCAGTGGAGCACGTGTTTGGAGTCGGCGCACCAGAGCTCCCCGTGCCGCGGCTCAGCGTTCTCGCAGCGCTTCCgcacctcctgctgctgctcctgaggcacacacacacagaccacccaGCAGAGCACACCGTCAGGCTCACACAGCAGCACAAGAAATGTGTGTCTGGgagtctctgtctctttctgtgtgtgtgtgtgtgtgtgtggcctactATGTGCAATTTGTTTTACAAACAGCGCATAGATTCAGGGCTGTGTGGCCGGTCAAAATAGTACTGACAGATGCAGTAGTAATTctagctaaggtctcctctgcactatAGCTTGAATGCTACGCTTTGgatagaagtgtctgctaaatgaatcaaagtgataaatgtaaatgttatggaaacacttttttttttaatgtgtgtgtttgtgtgacagtAATAATGCTTGTGTGTAAATGAGCGATTACATGACCTGGTGTGTAAAAGCAGTTTCAGGCAAATATCATTAAAATGCAATTTCAGGCATAATTTCACCACTATCTATTTGACAGACGCTAAATATATTGCCTACAATTATATATAAATCAAAACCAACACTGTAGAATCACTACATCAGTATCTCTGCTAATGAGCCATGCGGATTGAATTGGGCTGCTTTGGGAGGGTAAATAGATTTACAGAGGTAGGGACTTTTAAGAGTGTGTTTTGGTTCTGATGATGCTGTGCATGATGCCGTACCTCTGTTCCGTGCTGCAGCTCAAATTTGTAGAAGAGCGCCCAAGCGTCTCCCAGGTCAGGTTCAATCTTTACGGTCCTCAGGAACCACTCTCTGGCCTTCGTTATTTTACGCTCACTCCAAAACAATCTgtaggcaacacacacacaaagtcattaGCCAACACTTAATACACCAATCAATATCAACCACCACACCTTTACTTCCTCAGGCTTATCCAGAGCTAATTTGAACTCTAGCGTgtaggagagaaaaaaaaataaaaaataagactCTGTGGTCTGAGCTGGGGACTGTGTTTTTTACACAGTATGAATCCCTTTATCAACCTCAACTGAAAGCTGCCGAAATGAACACAGGGCTTCAAGCAAGCAAATGTTCTGTGCCTGAAGTGATCAGAAACCTAGTATCTGTTATGAATATTTATCTTTTTATCAAATCTTAAATGGCCTGGCCTATGAGAATCACACGCCCTGTGAATGGCATGTGGACACAGAGCAAGGCACAGACTTACTTCGCCACAGCCAGAAGAACGTGGGGGTCGTGCTCGCACTTCTTCAGCGCGTCCACACTCTTGGTTTTGCGCTGGGGACGGGCCTCCAGGAAAATGGCCTCAGCCCACAGGATGCctggggagggagagggccAGAGTGGGCAGGATGAGGAGGAGCTTAACCACCCAGTCAGAAGACCACCACAATGAACATGAATAAACAAACACGCTGTAAAGCGATCTTGAGTTTTAGAAAGGTTCTATGTAAATAAAACTTATGAAATTGTGAAAATGCCATAAGCCCTGTTAATATGTATGAAGACTTGCTGGTCGTTCGTCACCCGTGACCTTAAAAGTTGAGCTGTCGCGCAACATTTCGCGCCACCACTGGTTATTTCACTTGGAATTGCTGGATTACGTCAACGTTACATGGTTTCATGTCGTTAGTCACTGTGTGTATGAATGGGGCTATTTCTCTATTAcagatatgtgtgagtgtgtgtatgtgcccccTTCAGCTGTTGTGATTCATTATAATCCTTTGTCAGTATGACGTGGCTTTAAAAACCCTGATACAATAATTTGTATTTAGTTGACAATGCCACTATAAATTAAGTGGACTTTCTTCAGCATGGTTCAAACATTATGATAACAaagcgttatggtttgtatatgtttttttttttttttgttaggctgttgattaatttgacattgcaTTGTTGTTTAtaattgatattctccttaatgtagtcttaccatgctaTTGTTATGTGCTAatgttattaaataatttattgaaTGGAcataaccgaagggttgctggttcgatacCCGGCCCAGTAGGAAAACAgggtgggcgggggaagtggttgaacactgctctcccatgcccacacccacagctgaagtgtccttgagcaaggcacctaatccctcactgttcctctagcgccgctgtagcaggcaactcactgctccgggttaatgtgtgcttcacctcactctgtgttcactgtgtgctctgtgtgttcactaattcacagattgggataaatgcagagaccaaatttccctcacgggatcaaaag from Alosa alosa isolate M-15738 ecotype Scorff River chromosome 4, AALO_Geno_1.1, whole genome shotgun sequence carries:
- the aar2 gene encoding protein AAR2 homolog isoform X2 — its product is MAEVDMDPEVARGLFEEGATLVLLDVPEGTELGIDYKSWQVGPRFRGIKMIPPGLHFLHYSSSNPKSMGGEIGPKMGLFLSLKPRELVLAHWDRNEEDLDFSATQNVEEVERVKAGLRELDPFLGPYPYDTLRKWVSLTDRVTQEVAEALQPLNGRVCAFCDVVPELQLTHTRDRAEQNLPRNDTACQNMKEGLDRLPRMKQREGTELRFSHIPKQMYPPGATPAQITQCSMDLSYALSCLLEQHYPQQPLNVLGELQFAFACFLLGNVYDAFEHWKSLLSVLCRSEEAMRTHKELFLGLISVLYHQLGEIPPDFFVDIVSQNNFLTTTLQDFFQFATGPGMDSTLRKRAEKFKVHLTKKFRWDFEADLDDCAPVVVELPEGVTLE
- the aar2 gene encoding protein AAR2 homolog isoform X1 — protein: MQLYMAEVDMDPEVARGLFEEGATLVLLDVPEGTELGIDYKSWQVGPRFRGIKMIPPGLHFLHYSSSNPKSMGGEIGPKMGLFLSLKPRELVLAHWDRNEEDLDFSATQNVEEVERVKAGLRELDPFLGPYPYDTLRKWVSLTDRVTQEVAEALQPLNGRVCAFCDVVPELQLTHTRDRAEQNLPRNDTACQNMKEGLDRLPRMKQREGTELRFSHIPKQMYPPGATPAQITQCSMDLSYALSCLLEQHYPQQPLNVLGELQFAFACFLLGNVYDAFEHWKSLLSVLCRSEEAMRTHKELFLGLISVLYHQLGEIPPDFFVDIVSQNNFLTTTLQDFFQFATGPGMDSTLRKRAEKFKVHLTKKFRWDFEADLDDCAPVVVELPEGVTLE